AGCACATTAACAGAAATCAAATATTAAAATCGTCGCTTTTATTGAATATAAAACTTCTCACTGACATGTGAGAAGAATATAAATAGATTGTAGGGTTTAGGCTGCGGTTGTCAATTTGGACACGAATTCTTGGATGTTTTTGTCCGAAGTGCCACCGTCACTCACAGCCTCTATTGCCAACTCCCTCCATTTCTTTGcattctttttcatttcaaTCCCATCCTCCTCATCTTCCATCACTTTCCTAATGCAACGCTTAAACTCTTCTCTTCCTACCATCCCATTAACATTCTCACCGCGATCGTTTATCTCATCATGATCATGATCATAAACCTTCACTCTAACACCAACCTTCCAAACATCCTCAACTAGCTTGGAATTAGTAGGCTGGTCGGTCCACTGCGGCATTGCAATCATTGGCACTCCCAAGCTTAATGCCTCGATCGTCGAATTCCACCCGCCGTGTGTGAAAAAACATCCCACCGCCGCATGCGACAGCACCTCCAACTGAGGGCTCCATTTTACTACTAACCCTTGACCGCTATTACTTGTCTCTTCGACAAACTTGGAGGGAAGCTCTGCCTCCCCCGAAGGCCTAACCACCCACAAGAAGTGGAAGCCGCTTTCCTTCAGCCCAAATGCAAGCTCCTCCATCTGCTTGTCACTTAGATTGGCCATGCTACCAAAGGCCACGTATACAACCGAGCCTGCGGGCTTGGTGTTGAGCCAGTCTGTGCAGGTCGAGTCGGACTTGAAAAGATGGACCCCGTAATCCTTGTCGTCTTTGATGCTATTGTCCAAGTAAGAAGATGGAATTGTTGGCCCTATTGTCAACAAATTTGGACAATCTTTTGACATGGAATCCACCGCCTGTCCTAGCATAATTATTTCATATTACATATTAGTTACTTTGACAAATCAATTATATATTGATctaccaccaaaaaaaaaacttagtaaCAATAATGATTTTGAATAATGATATTTAGGCATACAAAAGGGTCACACTCCTGACAAATTTATGTCACGACATATCATGTGGGTAAATAGAATTACTAGTTGGTAAATAGAATTACTAGTTAATCAACGATCATCTGatatttatatttcatttatAGTTTCACGtgtattaaaaattagaaacttgtttgataactgttttcaatttaaaataaataaataaaactagttTTATATACGACTTTTCAATATTTTGGCTTATCTTGGTTTTCACTTAGAAACAATTACCAAACaagtgaaaactaaaaattaaaaatattatagaGCGAGACGTACCTCTTGCTCTAACTTGTAGAAAGTATTTGCAAAAATGAAATCAGCTTTGTGGGTGTTAGAAAATTGGTTCAACACCATCTCAAAGTAAGCTGGAAACGAGCCCGGGACAGAAATGAAGGACGGGAAATCTCGAGGCTCAAGCACGTCATGCAACCCCGGAACAGAAGAAATCGTCAGTTTCCCATGATGCTGGAGATAGTAAGTGTAATTAACCGTGCATGTTTGAGTAAAAAAGGCACAGGCAAGCATACCAAATTGTTTGGCTACTTCCAAAGCCCAAGGTAAAAAGGGATCGTAAACAATGCAATCTATAGGTTGGGGTGAGTTTTGGTGCTTTTTAATGAGCtcggctagggttttggatCCCACGGCTTCCATCCGGGATAGATAGTCGGCGACGCTCCCAGCTTGAGCAAAGCCGCCTTCGTCGTAGCCATCGGAGATGGTGTCGAAGTAGACGGAGCCCGATGATGTGCTCTGCAACGAGTTGGCGATGAAGACGGTGTTGGCTAGAGTCACTTTGATGCCCTTGCCCTTAGAGGAAACGCGCTTGCAGAATTGGAGCAACGGGTTTATGTGACCTTGAGCAGGATAAGGAACTGCCAACAGGTGAGCTCTATAACCTTTATCACCTTCCatttgatctctctctctctctctctctctctctctcttaatttgGACGACCCAAGCAATGTTTAAATGGTAAGCATATATATACAATCTATAGAACACCAAATAGTCAATTATTCAAATATCTAGTGAATCAAGTATTGGAGGGTAGAGTTTCACGTCAAAGATGTACGAATTTTATTATGTAGGAgattaaaaatgtaaaatattgtttatactaaaaataaatatttagtgATAAAATTCAACACTTTTACTTATTTTTTGCGTTTTAACCCTATTCCATGCAATAGGATGACCGTTAGGTTTTATTCATTGAAACCCTTTCCCAACAGCAATAGGATGACCGGTAGGTTTTATTCATTGAAACCCTTTCCCAACATTCTTATTTTATCCCAATCCCACGTAATAGGACGACTTTAGGTTTTATTCATTGAAATCCTTTCCCAACATCTTTATTCGTTTTTAGCATTTTATCTATGCAAACGGATCAGTGAcaccattaatttttttataattttttatacttgtttttgtggagccaaatccgtaatgtatttcaacgattTGAACAGTCTATCTTTTAGGTATTTTCTTCAAGATCATGTCTACTAAAATCACGCAAATTTGAAACTATGCTTTGGATTAAAGGTTTAGGATTATTTGTAGAGCcgtattttttcattttctttactaCAAATGAATGCCTTAATGATTTTAATAGACGGTTCAGATTACTGAAATGTATTACTAAAACCGTACAAAATGTGTATCGAAAGTTATgtaaagaaataataataatgacatGGATGACAATGACAATGCGGACACGTCCGTAGGTGAATAAGATCGATGATATCGAGCCGAGTCTTAAGTACAAGCTACTAACTAGATTGGGTGCTATTTAAGGCCATTGGTCCAACCTTTCAAATTCAAGCAATCACCATTCTTCATTAGCCCTATTCAATAATTAGAAAATGCCAAGGACATGTGGTCCGTCCATAACGTGGACTTTGAAAAACGCCTCTTGAATATGTAACTAAATCTCAAACTTTCTAGCTTGTAACCCATTAAGTGGGAGTTTGTTATGATAAACTTGTTTATAGTCATTGTCCCgttttaatttaataatataatattacgTATGAATTTATTTCCGagtgatattttattttttattgaaacgaTATGTAATGATAAAGTACAGTACAAATACATACATCTAAATTCAATTAACACTTTGTTTGGTTTCAACTTTCAATCGATAGACACAACTCACTAAATAACAATATATGAAAGTCCATTtggccaatatatatatataatagtgtATATGATCAGGTTTGAAGGAGGATAGATTATATTTTTCAACTGATGACACTACATAACAATCATCTAGTGGATGAACAGTGTATTACTTTAAAACAAGATAATCATATCTGTAATTGGGGAGTGCGTTCATGAGTGCATAACAATCATCTAGTGGATGAACACTGTATTACTTTAAAACAAGATAATCATATATGTAATTGGTAGTGCTTGcgataatttattagttttaagtgtttttctttgatttgagaagACAAATTTACATAACACGAGTACACAGTCACTATAGTTACTTACAGTCCTGCTCTCTTAAGGTTCTCATCTTGAGAACATATGAGAATCAAAGGCATATTAGgcaaaatattatattaatttagatTTAAAGacttaaaatatttgataaataaaataaaagagattTGTAATGGTTCATGGAagttgattttgctttattaaattgtcaaatattttaagcCTTTTAATCGAAAGTTTGAAACTAATTTATTCCAGTGGCTGCCaattagtattacggtctagtgatattattcttcacttgtaaatgggagatcttaggttcgattctctctaaaggtaaatttgaactatattattgttagctcattgtgaggccaAGTCTACCCCCACCCCTTAGTGCATatgatatcgtttgttaaaaaaaatgcatttggtCCTTACATA
Above is a window of Malus sylvestris chromosome 15, drMalSylv7.2, whole genome shotgun sequence DNA encoding:
- the LOC126602312 gene encoding UDP-glycosyltransferase 74F2-like, with the protein product MEGDKGYRAHLLAVPYPAQGHINPLLQFCKRVSSKGKGIKVTLANTVFIANSLQSTSSGSVYFDTISDGYDEGGFAQAGSVADYLSRMEAVGSKTLAELIKKHQNSPQPIDCIVYDPFLPWALEVAKQFGMLACAFFTQTCTVNYTYYLQHHGKLTISSVPGLHDVLEPRDFPSFISVPGSFPAYFEMVLNQFSNTHKADFIFANTFYKLEQEAVDSMSKDCPNLLTIGPTIPSSYLDNSIKDDKDYGVHLFKSDSTCTDWLNTKPAGSVVYVAFGSMANLSDKQMEELAFGLKESGFHFLWVVRPSGEAELPSKFVEETSNSGQGLVVKWSPQLEVLSHAAVGCFFTHGGWNSTIEALSLGVPMIAMPQWTDQPTNSKLVEDVWKVGVRVKVYDHDHDEINDRGENVNGMVGREEFKRCIRKVMEDEEDGIEMKKNAKKWRELAIEAVSDGGTSDKNIQEFVSKLTTAA